From one Peromyscus maniculatus bairdii isolate BWxNUB_F1_BW_parent chromosome 17, HU_Pman_BW_mat_3.1, whole genome shotgun sequence genomic stretch:
- the Rwdd4 gene encoding RWD domain-containing protein 4 translates to MGANEDQEMELEALRSIYEGDESFRELSPVSFQYRIGEDGDPKAFLIEISWTETYPQTPPVISMNAFFNNTIPSAVKQSILAKLQEAVEVNLGTAMTYTLFEYAKDNKEQFMENHHPGNSAPTPIANIITVETPSTAPSSKKKDKKEQLSKAQKRKLADKTDHKGELPRGWNWVDVVKV, encoded by the exons ATGGGTGCCAACGAGGACCAGGAG atggaACTAGAAGCTTTACGTTCTATTTATGAAGGAGACGAAAGCTTCCGGGAATTAAGTCCGGTGTCCTTTCAGTATAGG ATAGGTGAAGATGGCGATCCCAAAGCCTTCCTAATAGAGATTTCCTGGACGGAGACGTATCCCCAGACGCCGCCGGTCATATCCATGAACGCATTTTTTAACAACACCAT CCCCTCAGCTGTAAAGCAGAGTATCTTAGCCAAACTACAGGAAGCCGTCGAGGTGAATCTCGGCACCGCCATGACCTACACATTGTTCGAGTACGCCAAGGACAATAAGGAGCAGTTCATGGAGAACCACCATCCCGGGAATTCTGCACCA AcacccatagccaacatcatcaCGGTTGAAACGCCCAGCACAGCCCCATCGAGtaagaaaaaagacaagaaagagcAACTTTCCAAAGCTCAGAAGCGCAAGCTGGCAGATAAAACAG